The window AAGGATGACGATGATGCGAAGGTTGATGAGATTACAAAAGATATGTTTATTAGACTTATGGAATTTGAGAGCATGAGCGTTCATCAGGACGGCAGTTTTGAGATGTACTTTTCTGATGGAGACATGTTCTGGGGTCACTGCATAATTGTAGAAGGAAATGTAAACGGAGAATTTGATTCGGCATATATCGCAGGATAATGACATGGAGCAAGTATTGGAGAATAGGTGATTTTGAAATAAGCAGGGCAATCTTATTAAAATGAGGTTGCCTTTTTTGAGCGAATTTAAAATTAAAAATAACTTTACAAGAACCTGTTAATCTGGTATTATAATCCAGAATGAAAATTCAAATTTCAGGCTATGGTGCTCCTTCCTTCTATTGATAACTTATGAGAATTAGGGGCACCGCTTTCCTGATATTTAGGAGTTGTTATGATAAATTCAATTTATTTAAGACGCAAAAACAAAATTCTTATTAAAGAAGGTAACAATAAATTACCTGATGTATATTTAGCATCTATTCTCAAAAATATTGAGGGGATAGGCTATACCTTTTCTAAAAAACTGATGGATACAATACGAACACTATCAATAGATGAATTAGAAGTTTTTTATGACTCAATAATTGCTGAGTTAAAAAAGATAGTAGGTCACAATGTAGAATATAAACCAATGTATCCTAATTTTCCTAAACAAGTAATGGATAGTGATGTATGCACTTTATATATAAATGCTATAATCCACTATATAACATTAGACTTACCCAAATGCAAAGTTCAAGAAAGAATACCGTTATTAGATAATATAAATTTAAGAGTTATTGATTTAGGCGAGGAAGAAGAGTTTAAACAAATATGTATTGATTTGTTAAGCTCAAAAACTTCTATTTCTGAAGCAGACAAAGAAGATATTAAATGGTTTGTTGAAGAATATAAAGATGATGTAAATTCAATTATTCCAAAGGACATTCCTCTTAAAGAAAATGTGGCATTATTGGCAAGTTTGTTATTAAAACATACCAATAGAGCTAATGATATTCTTTTTAATCATATAAAAACATCTACTGATGTACTTAGATTAACAGTAGCTTTGTCAGATGGAGATACTAGTTTAGCAACAAATACTAAATTTAGGAATTTTAAACGATCTGAAAGAAGACTTATATTAAGTTTGCTTGAAAACTGTAATAACATAACAGAAGATATGGTACGATATAAAAATCAATGGATACGATTAGGAGAAAAATTACATCCCTTTGAGTATAAGGGTAAATATCCAAAATCTTTTCAAGGGTTTAATATTATTCGTAATAACATAAAAATTGAAACATTTAATTCTAAAATAGAAAAAGCTTTTTTAAATAATGATATTATAAAATCAGTAGATTTACTTAAGACTCGACCGGGAGAATTTGCGAGAAGGTTAGATCAGTTGTTGCGATCAACTGAATACTGGCAATATGTTATAGACAATTTTAAAAAAGTTTGTGGTGAAATAGCATCTCCTGTATTGATGCAAGTAATCTCTCATTTTAAACATAGAAATAAAGGTAATGATCTGCGTGTATTTTTCCCAAAAGGAAACGTTGCAAAAGTATATGCTATAAAGAATAATTTAAGTTTAATAAATGATGAAGCCTGTAATAGAGTAGTTAAATTATGTGAAAATGAGCTTAGAACACGTTTTTCAAACCTACCACAATTAGGCAATGTTTACATAGATGAAAAGTTAAATGATTATATTGTACCTTTTTCACAAAGATCAGCTAGTAAAGCTCTTAGAACTATTGTAAGAGGTTCTAAGGTTGATATTTCTGATGGGAATACAATCAGATTTTTCTTATGGTGGAAAGAAGGACTTGTAGGAAATGTTCATACTGGAAGAGTAGATATTGATTTATCTGCTATTATTTATGATAAAAATTGGGCATATTTAGAGCATGCTTCATATACTAATTTAAAGTCAGATAAGTATAAAATATGTCATAGTGGTGATATTGTAGAAGCACCTAATGGGGCATGTGAATTTATTGATATAGATATAAATTCAATTATAAAATACGGTGGACGATATATAGTTATGTCTTTAAATTCATTTACGGAGCAACCTTATTGTAATCTTCCAGAATGCTATGCTGGTTGGATGATGAGACAATATCCTAATTCAGGTGAAGTATTTGAACCGGCAACAGTAAAGGATAAAATAGATGTAACAGCTGATACTAGAATTTGTATTCCTGTAATACTTGATTTAGTAGAGAGGAAAGTTATTTGGAGTGATTTAGCTCTAAAATCTAATCCATACTTGTATAATAATATTGAAGGAAATGAAAAAGGTATGGTTTTAATGGGAAAAGCTATTACAAATTTATCAAAGTTTAATCTATACCAATTATTTAAAATGCATGCTAATGCAAGAGGAACAATTATTGATGAAATAGATAAAGCAGATATTATTTTTTCTGTTGATAGAGGTATTACACCTTTTGATATTGAAAAAATAATGTCTGAATTTATGTAATGTAAAAGGTAATCTGATTTTAAATTAGATTACCTTTTTTTATTCACATATGGTATTTTGTTAGACTTTTATAAAACTTGACATAGATATATTATAGATTTATAATGAATAGTGATTCATATAAGATGAATCGCTATTCATTATAAACTTAAACCTAAGATTAAAATTAAAGAATGATTGTTTAAGTATGGAGGGATATAAATTGAAGGTTGATGAAAGAGAAAAAAGAGCAAAAATAATGGGTGAAGGTGAAATGAAAAAGGTTTTATTAAGCCTTGCTATACCTGCAATAATTGCTCAACTAGTAAATGTAATTTATAATTTAGCTGATACAGCATTTGTTGGGATGTTAAATGATACATCAGCCATGGGAGCAGTTTCTGTAGCATATCCATTAATGATGCTTCTTTCAGCTGTAGGATTAATGTTTGGTGTAGGAGCAGCTTCATATATAGCTAGATGTTTAGGAGAAAATAGAAAAGATGAAGCAGATAAAACAACATCAACTGCATTTTTTTCTGTAGTTGCAGTTGGTATTATATGTACAATCTTTGGGCATGTTTTTTTAAAGCAGATTCTTAAATCACTTGGAGCTACACAAACAATTATGCCATATGCTGTTAGTTATTCTAAAATACTAATATCAGGTTCTGTTTTTATTATGCTTAATATGACACATAACAATATGATACGTGCAGAAGGTAATGCAAAGTTTAGTATGTTTGCAATTTGCTTAGGGGCAGTTTTAAATATAATATTAGATCCAATATTTATGTTTGTATTTGATATGGGAATAAAAGGAGCAGCAGTTGCAACTGTTACAGGACAAATAGTATCAACAATTTACTTAACTCAATATTTCTTTAGAGGAAAAAGTTTTATAAAAATAGATGCTAAACTATTTAGTTTTTCAAAAAAAATATATTCTGAGATCATGAAAATAGGAATTCCAACATTTTTCATGCAGTTTTTAACAAGTATGTCTATGGGGCTTCTAAATACAGCATCAGCACCATATGGGGATACCGCAGTTGCAGCTGTTGGGATTACTCTTAGAATAGTAACTATAGGAATTTATGTGATATTTGGCTATAATCAAGGGTTTATGCCTGTTGTAGGATACAATTATGGTGCAAAAAACTATGAACGTGTATCTAAATCCATAAAATTATCTTTGATATGGACTACTGTTTTTTCAACAATTCTTTCAATAGTATGTATAACGCAAGCTGAAGCCTTAATGAAGTTTTTTACGAAGGATACTGAGGTTATATCTATTGGGGTTAACTATATTATAGCTTCAAATATATTAATACCATTTTTGGGTTTTCAATTAGTTTATGCATGTTTATTTCAAGCACTTGGAAAAAGTATTCCAGCTGGGATTTTATCTATTTCAAGACAAGGATTATTCCTTATACCATCAATAGTGATTTTACCTAGCTTTTTTGAAAGGAATATGAACTCACTTAGTTTTTTAGTAAATTTATTGCCAAATTCAATTCAGCCAGGAATGTATGGTGTAGTTTATACTCAATTTGCATCAGATACAGTCACAATAGTTATTACTAGTATTCTAGCTGTTAAAGTAAATAAACAATTAAATAACAAATCTTTAGAGAATAAAAAATCTAAGGAAATGTCATTAAGACTGCAATTAAAAAATTAAACATATATTTAATTTAAGAATAAGAACTTTTAAAGTAGGTACATCAAATAAAAACAGTGACGTAATTTACAATATAGTGTGGATTATGTAATAAAAAAAGCTATCAGATAACATATCTGATAGCTTTTGGAAGTTTACACACTTTTATTGCCTATTTCCTAGAAAAAACAAGCGTTATCTATACACATTCTCTTGAATTACTTTAATTTCTTCTCGTATACCCTGGAAATCGCCTGGCGAAAATAGGCCTTCAATAATAATAGGGGCATTGACTTGTTTAACTTTATTCAGTAGTTCCATTTGCCCACTTTCAATAATAGGGGTGCGTCCTAGTTCATCAATAAATCCACTCACATGGATGGCCTTTATATTTTTTTCATGATGATCTAAGTATTTATCAATATAGTTTTCAAAACGGATTGATCGATTAATATCTAATACACTATCAAAACCATGTTGATGAAGTGCCTCATCAAAAGTCTGCCACGATGCATGATTAGGATTTTTTATATAATAAGGAAATGAACAATGCCTAAACTGCGACCAATCCTTAATACAATCAAAGTGAAAAATGACCGCATCAATTTTCACTGTTTGAACAATCGTCTCTAGATGAGCAAATACATCTTTCGTTGCTTTATTATTTTTGTAATTGATTCCACACCAAGGCGCATGAATCATCACATTATTAAACTGTGTCAATTTTTCACATAGCTTAGGTGATGAAGCAAATTGGTGAAGCATTTTCAACGTACTAAATGCAATAACAATATGATTAAATCCTAAATCTTTGCAAATATTCAGTTTGCGTTCAGGTCCAATATCCCACAAACAGAATGCAGCTGTTGAAATAGCAATGTCACGCACTAATATTTACTCCTTTCCAGTCACTAAAATTAAGTTACTTATAATTATACTTATAAAAATATAGTATTGTCTAATTGAATATTTCAATGCTGTTCTCTTCTAAATTTAATCTTTAAATAGCTGGTTGAGAATATAAGGCGATACAACAGTAAATTATATGTATACACTCAATTATTTAGAATAATGGTATATATGATAAATATTATGTTAGATGAAATTTGTGTGAAAATCTATACTAAATATAGAATCCTTAATATTCTTTTAACGGTAAAAAACTACATAATTAAAATGGAATTACCTATAAGGTACATTTTAGGTTAATACATAGAAAAAGCAAAGCTAGAAGATGCGGGGATATTTCTAAGTATGGGATAGTAAACTTGTCATTGGTATCATATTTATTAAAGTAACTAGTCGTGAATTAGGGTAAAAGCTTAATAAAAAACAAGTCCAATAAATATGGACTTGAATTTGTAATACTATCAACTTTAGTAAAATATTAATCTACTTCATAACAAATTTGAGTGACAAAATCTTTTTCAGATACTAATGATTCTGTGCTCCTAAGATAAATTTCGTAGGTAAATCCTGTTGGATTAAAATTTGACTCTGATATCCATTTTTCTATTGCGTAATAGGCGAGGCCGATATTCTCATAGCTTCCAATGTGGATGGTGGATACTATTGTGTGAGAAGGTATTTTATGAATTTCAATATTACTATCATCTTTTCTAATTTCAGCTAAAAAATTTTTTTCATCAAATGTGCTAGCGGAGTTTACTTTTATTGGAACGAAAAATTCTACATTCAGATTTTCTTCGTTGAAATCTTCACTAAGAAAATTTGTAAAAGGTGTATTGAATGTATACAGGTTATTTTTTAAAGCATAATCATATAGTTCATCTATAGTTTTGTCCATTTCATGTATAGAAATTGAAGCTCTCTTTTTTATAACATATTGTTCTTGTGCTGTGCCGTAGAGAATAGAGTAAGTGTTCATATCTTTAATACTTTCAATTCCTTTTTTGAGATACATTTCCATTTCTTCAAGGATATCTGTTTTAGCTCTAACAGATTTATTGATTAAATTAATTTTTTCCTTTACCATTTTTTTTAAGAATATATCATCATTAGTAAGTATATCTTTAATCTCTTCCAACGAAAAGTCATACTTTTTAAGCTTTACTATTTCCATGGCTGTACTTACTTGTGAATCAGAATAATATCTGTAATTGTTCATTGAATCAATAGTCTGTGGCTTTAATAGACCTATTTTATCATAGTGTCTAAGCATCCGAGGTGACAATCTAGTGAGTTTTGAAAATTGGCTTATAGAGTACATGTAATCACCTTCTAATTTTTATTAATAGGTTGTTGTTGAGTTACACAATGAATCATACCACCATATTGATATAAATCTCTTACATCAATACCGATAACTTCTTTATTGGGATATAATTCTTGTAAAATAGCATTTGCATTTTCATCATTTTCATCATTATAATTTGGAACTAATACAACTTTATTGCCGATATAGAAGTTTGCATAAGACCCTTTATATCCTAAATCTTTTCCGTTTTCTAGCACAACATTATGCTTTGATAAAGGTAAATAAATATATTCATATGGATTTCCATTAACATCTTTAGCTTCTAATAATGTATTTATATCTTTTTCACTTACACCCCACTCAATAAGATCTTGTTCATTCATTGTAAGAATTGTTGACTTATCATAAAATTTAGCAAATCCATCTATATGAAAATCTGTTATATCTTGACCAGCAACTCCATCTAACCATATAACATTACTAACCCCATAATATGTTTCTATATATTGTTCAATTTCTTTTTCAGTTAAATTTGGATTTCTATTTTTATTTACAACAGCGCTTCGTGTAGATAAACAGGTACCATTTCCATCAAATTCAACTGCACCACCCTCAAGAATAACTTCATGTATATCTATTAGAGGAATACTAAGAGCTTTACTTAGGCTTTCAGGTATTTTACTACATTTTTTATAAGAAGCTTTCTTTCCCCAACCGTTAAAACCCCAATCTGCCATTAGAAGATTATCTTCTTTATCATATACAAAGATAGGTCCATTATCTCTAACCCAAACATCGTCAGTTGGATATACATAAAAATCAACTTTGTCTATATCTATATTTTCTTGAATTAAAAGATTTTCTATACGATTCTTTTCTTTTTCATTATATACGATTATGTGAACATTTTCTCCTAGTGTTAAGCCTCTAGTCATCTCTACCCAAATAGGATCAAGTTTATCCTTAAAACCTTTTCCGTATGTATAATCATGTGGCCATTGCAACCATGTTCCTTCGTGTTTCTCATCTTCGAAAGGGAACACATATTTTGTATTATGTGTGTTATCTGCTTTAGTCAATGATTTTTCTTCTTTTTCCGCTATGTTACCTGTAGGACTTGTACAGCCAACACATAGCATACAAATCATACTTACAATTATTGAATACCTTGACAATATCTTTTTCCTATACATTTTTTATCGCTCCTTTTATAATGTGTATTTTGCTATATCAATAGTATAAACTTTGACACTATGTTAAAGTCAAGAAAATCTAATTAATTATTTTAAGTTCCATGTAATTGTTCTTTGATGTATGTAAATCATAATTGAGTGAAAAGTCTCCATAATTACGAAGCTGAGGCTAACTTGAATAGCAATAAATTAGATTTGAAATTTATATATATGAAATGATGGTTGACAGGAAAATAATGCAGTGTTATACTTAGTTCATACTCGAACGAACAGAAGGTGAGATTATGAATTACGATTGTATAGTTCTAAAACTTAGAGATGTGACAACACTTACTGATAAGTTTTACGCAAAGAGAATAAAAGAACAGGGGCTCCCTATTTTGATGAATCATATACCTCTTTTCTACATTTTATCTGGATCTGAGAAACCATTAGCTTTCACAGAGATATTCAATATGTGGGGTATATCAAAATCATCATTGTCAGAAGTAATAAACAAATATCACAAAATGGGATTTATTGAGAAGTTTTCTTCAGCTGATGATAAAAGATCATTCACAGTAGCTCTTACTGAAGAAGGAAAAGAAATTAGAGCTGTTTTAAGTAAGTTGGAAGATGAATTATTAAGCAAGTTTTATTCAAACTTTGGAGATAGCATGCGAGAAAACTTCGAAAATAATGTTGAGAAAGTGATAGAAAATTTAAGAGATATATAAATACTCGAAAGAGTATTTTTATTTAAATATATAGTTCGTACGCGAACTAAATATATTTCTAAAGGAGAATTAATTATGAATCAAGTGATAAGCACGATCAAGAAAAGAAGAGAGAAGTGGAGGTGACTATGAAAAATTTAAAAAGATTTATAGCTTTCCTAATCATTTTATCTGGTATTGGACATATATGTATTGCTCTGATTTTTGATAATCAGTCAATGTTCATGCAAATGATTGGAGGAGGAATCATCTACCTGATATTAGGAGTGTTAGTGTGGCAGGGTAACAAGCGTTCATTAATTATTACAAAAATGATAATGTTGTTAGCAGGAATTGGTTCATCACTTACTATTAATGAAATTGGATACCCTGTAAACGTAATGTTTTATTTTGTAGGATTAAATTGCACTGTTATATTACTATCAGCTGTATATTTATTTCGCATGAAGTTCGTATACGAACAAACTATAAGAGAAGGAGAATAAAAAAATGAATGAAGTAATAAAAACGATCAAAAAGAGAAGGATGACTAGAAAGTTTAGGAGTGAACAAATAACAGATAAACATATCATAGAAATCATTGATGCAGGACAACATGCACCATCAGTTCGTAAGCAACAGGCATGGAATTTTACAATTATTCAGGATCAGGAGTTGCTTGATGAGTTAAGCAGAGAAGCAAAAAAGATTGGTCAAAAATCACCCGTTGATGTTATTCGTAAGTTAAACAGTAAAGAAGACTATCATATTTTTTATAATGCGCCAACGGTAATAATGGTATCGGCAGACCAAGAAGCAATGATGCCAGAACCAGAATGTATTGCAGCTACTCAAAATATGTTGCTTGCTGCTGAGTCGATGGATATTGGAGCATGTTGGATTTCTGCATTAAATATGCTTCTAAATAGTGAAGATGGAGAGAAGTACAAGAAAAAGTTGAATCTAGAGGACAATCAAATTCCTCAGCTTGCTATTTCATTAGGCAAGATTGAGTCAAGACCTAAACAGGCATATCCACGTAAAGATGGAAAATATAAGTTTATTAGATAAAGAGAGGTGAAAATCATGAGAGGTATAGTTTATTATTATTCTAGTACAGGTAATACAAAGTTAGCAGTAAATTATTTGAAAAAGCATATACTGAATGCAGAAATAGATCTGTGTGATATAGCTAATGAGAAGATCGTTATTCCAGATGACTATGATATTGTAGGATTTGCTTCGTTTGCTGAATATCTCGGGCCACCAACATTGATGAAGAACTTTATTGAATCATTAAGTATGCAAAATGGTAAGCCTGCATTTGTTCTCAATACATTCGGCGGTTTTACAGGACAAACTCAGACTGAATTCGCAAAACAAGTAGAAGCAAGAGGTTTCAGAGTTGTTGTAGGACATTCATTAAAGATGCCAATGAATTACCCACCAATGAAGAGGAAAGGAAAACACTCTGAGAATGCGCCTACTACAAAAGATATGTCTAATTTTAATGATTATATTGGTAGAATTGGAAAAAGTATTAGTCAAATTGAAAAGGGTGAAGAGCTAAAGTCTATATTTGGAGCTTTTAGTTTAAAAAAACTAGTGCCAAGTATGAGTAGAGATAAGGTGAAGAAAGATTTCGGAATCCAACAGATCGATAAAGAAAAATGTATAAATTGTGGCAATTGTGCAAGAGTCTGTGGATATAATGCAATTGAAATGAGTCCTAGTCCTGTAGTCGATCATAACAAGTGTAACGGATGCTGGGCTTGTTACAATCAATGTCCAAAGCAAGCAATTCATGCAAGGAGTTTCAAAGGCGAACACCAGTACAAAGGTCCATCTAAAGAGCTAATTGACAGAATGAGTTAAATAAAAGTTTCTATTACAAATCTATAGTTATTGAAATGAAAAATTATATCTTATAAAACAGAAATTCTTAACACGTCCCTGATTATATAAAATGGGGCGTGTTTTTCTATATTTTTAATATAAAGTAGTATTACAGTTTATGATTATAATACCAATCTTGTTAAGAAACTTACAGTATTATAATGCGTATAATGGTATTAGGTATATAAGGTATTAGGAGGGAAAAATGTATAAATTATATTTTATGCCACATGATAATAAATTAGAATGTATACAGGTACAAGATATGAGATCGAATATAAATGTACGAGGCTATATCAGGAAAATTGACAAAATTATAGAAAGAACAGGAAGATATGATTTAGCATTAAACAAAATGATGAAAGATATTAATTCTTATAAACATAAACTTAATCAGATTAATAAATTTAATTTGGATAGAATCTGTAGAAAATTTAATGAATTAGTAATTAAACATGGAGAAGTATATAAAGACTTACATTATTTTAGAAATACATTAAATAGAACTCCAAAAACACTAGAAGAAATGTTGAAACTTAATAAAAAACTTTCTAAAAAAAGAAAATGGCGCTTATTAGGACCAGAAAAATCAATATTCCATATGTATGGTAAGGATGGAATATTTAATTTGAAATTTGTATCACATGATGGCAAATTCGAAGCTGTTTACAATAAAAAAGGAGAATTATTAACAGAAGCAAATGATTCAATTAATATGGGAACATACAATTATGCAGATCCAGATGATACAATAAAACATTTTATATATGATGTTGTTCCATATTTAAAATGGGGTAATACACCAAATAGTTTAGAACCTGATCTACATGATGCCAGTGAAAATTTATTAAAGTTTAAAATGAACAAATATGCTAAAAAGCGCTATGAAAAAGTTCGTAAACAAATAGAAGGTAAATAAACATACTAAAATACTATTTAGTTAATGTTGTTTAAGAATATAGATAAATTCGATTGAATTTATCTATATTAAGGGTTGTTTTAATTTTTAAAGCATTATTTTCACAATTTCACATATTTTGATGATAATTCTATGATATTTGTTTTATAAAATGTAAACAAATATTAGGAAGGTTGTTCACAATCAAAAAAACTGGAGGTAATATACATATGAAAAAGAATTTGAAAATTTTAGGGCTGGTAGGGGTGATAGTATCAAGTTTTATAATACTAGCTTTTGCTGAACAAGATGCACAAATGGATAAAATAAATAGTTCAAAAAAATCAAAAATTGAAATTAAACAACTTACTAAGGAAGAAAGAATACAAATGGTAGAAGAAAGTATAAATAAGTTAGAAAACAAATATGAAGAAAGATTAATATCTGAAGAAACATATAATGCAAAAAAAATGAATTTCAATAAGATAATTGAGAATTTAAAAAATGGAAAAGGTGAGTTTAAACAGCTTACTAAGGAAGATAGAATAAGACAGTTAGAGGAGAGTGTACATAAATTAGAGAAAAAATATGAAGAAGGATTAATTTCAAAAGAAAAATATGAAGAAAAAAAAACATACTTAAATGAACGAATTGAAAATGAACGTGAGCTAAATGAGATTACAATCGATAATATAAATAACTATAAGGTTGGTATGAATCAAGTTACAATTGATGTAAATGGTGAAGATAGAAGGTTTAAGTTTTATGTACCTGAAAATTTAGCGAGTGAGGGTGTTTCTTTAGTATTCAGATTTCATGGGTCTAGCAATCCTGAAGGGGATCCGACTGATGGAATAACTAAAAATTATATATTAAATAAGATTGCAAATGATGAAAATATTATAGTAGTATATCCAGAAGGATATATAGAATATGGATCGAAGGGTTGGAATAATACTGAAAAGAACTTAGCTTTTTTTGATGAAATGCTAAAATATTTCGAAGAGACATTTGATAACATAGATTCTAACAGAATATATACATGTGGTCACTCTAGTGGAGCAATCTTTTCATATGCTTTAGCAGGATTTAGAGAAGATAAAATTGCAGCAGCAGTTCCAGTTTCAGGACAATACTGTTTAACTAAGCATCCAGAAAAGAATACTTTTACAGATAATAATGTATCTGTTCCTATTAGAGCTTATAATGGAATCGATGATGGAATTGTAAATCATGAAGCAGCTTATAATAATATGAGTATTTGGTCAGAAAAAGAAAATAAAGGGGGTTCTTCTAATGTAGAAGAAAAATCTTTGAATATAGGTAACTATAATATTAATGTTAAAAAATGGAATGAAGGAATATCAGATTTAGAAATGTACTCTATAAAAGGTACTGGACATGGGATTTCTTGGGATACTATTGCACAGTCAATGTGGGAATTTATGAAAAATCATCCAAAGAATAAATAGCTTTAGTAGAAAATCTCAAAGAACATAAGATGAATAATTATATTATGTTAAAATATAAGTATGGTATTATCAATATAATATCCATACTTATGTTTTATTAATTAGATATAATTTAAATTTGAAAGGAAATAGAATGAAATGTATAATGTTTTTCTTGTGGAAGATGAAAAAAACTTAAATGATATATTGGTGTTTTACTTAGAAAATGAAGGATATAAAGTTAAAAGTTTTGTATGTGGACTGGATGCGGAAAAATATGTACAACAAGAGCCTCACTTGTGGATATTGGATATTATGCTTCCAGATATGGATGGATATGAACTTATTAATAGGATAAAAAAACAAAATCAAGACACCCCTGTAATCTTTATATCAGCAAGAGATGAAGAGTTAGATCGGGTAATAGGTTTGCAAATGGGAAGTGATGATTACATAGCAAAGCCTTTTCTTCCTATGGAGTTGATTATAAGAACAAGAAATCTCCTAACAAGAATTTATAAAAATAAGAAAAATTCTAAGGTTACAAATCTACTAATAAATGATACATATACTATTGATTTTAATAAAAGGATGGTTTTTAAAGGTGATGAAAAAATTGATGTTACTTCAAAGGAATTTGATTTTTTATCTATTATAATTAATAATAAAAATAATGCTTTGTCCAGAGAAGATATAATAAATAAAATTTATGGTGAAGATTATTTTGGAAGTGATAGAACTATTGATGATTTAGTCAGAAGAGTAAGAAAGAAACTACCTGAAATGAGAATCGAGACTATATATGGATATGGTTATAGGTGGTGTGAGGGTGAAGATTAAGTCTTTAAATTTTCGTTTAATAATATCTTTTGGTGTAATTATTTGTGTTTTTTCATTAATAATATTTTTACTTTTAATAAGAGCTTTTAATAATTATTATTATGAAGATATTTACAGAACTTTAGAAGAAAATGAAGCTATTATTAAAACCACTAATATTAATGATTTCATAAAAAATAAAGACCAAGATATAAGAAAAATAGAAGAAAAAGTATGGCTTAAAAAGGAAGATAATGTTCTTGTAAGAAAATTTAATGATAATATTAGTTTTATAACGGAAGAAATATTAGTGAAGGTTGAAGAGGACATAAAGAAACAAAATGAAGTCAGTAAAAGATATGTGATGGATGTAGATGATAGAGAATTATTCTATGTTATAAAAAGATACCAAGATTTATTTGGGAAAAAGACATCAAATGGTTATTGTTACTATAAAGTAACTTTTAAATGGAAGGTAGAAGATTATACTCTTGAAAAGCGGTTGTTTAAACAAATAGCTATTTCATTTATTTTAGCGATAATAATGATGTTTTTAGTTGCATTTTATCTGTCTAG is drawn from Tepidibacter hydrothermalis and contains these coding sequences:
- a CDS encoding MarR family winged helix-turn-helix transcriptional regulator encodes the protein MNYDCIVLKLRDVTTLTDKFYAKRIKEQGLPILMNHIPLFYILSGSEKPLAFTEIFNMWGISKSSLSEVINKYHKMGFIEKFSSADDKRSFTVALTEEGKEIRAVLSKLEDELLSKFYSNFGDSMRENFENNVEKVIENLRDI
- a CDS encoding nitroreductase family protein codes for the protein MNEVIKTIKKRRMTRKFRSEQITDKHIIEIIDAGQHAPSVRKQQAWNFTIIQDQELLDELSREAKKIGQKSPVDVIRKLNSKEDYHIFYNAPTVIMVSADQEAMMPEPECIAATQNMLLAAESMDIGACWISALNMLLNSEDGEKYKKKLNLEDNQIPQLAISLGKIESRPKQAYPRKDGKYKFIR
- a CDS encoding EFR1 family ferrodoxin (N-terminal region resembles flavodoxins. C-terminal ferrodoxin region binds two 4Fe-4S clusters.) — protein: MRGIVYYYSSTGNTKLAVNYLKKHILNAEIDLCDIANEKIVIPDDYDIVGFASFAEYLGPPTLMKNFIESLSMQNGKPAFVLNTFGGFTGQTQTEFAKQVEARGFRVVVGHSLKMPMNYPPMKRKGKHSENAPTTKDMSNFNDYIGRIGKSISQIEKGEELKSIFGAFSLKKLVPSMSRDKVKKDFGIQQIDKEKCINCGNCARVCGYNAIEMSPSPVVDHNKCNGCWACYNQCPKQAIHARSFKGEHQYKGPSKELIDRMS
- a CDS encoding response regulator transcription factor, which encodes MYNVFLVEDEKNLNDILVFYLENEGYKVKSFVCGLDAEKYVQQEPHLWILDIMLPDMDGYELINRIKKQNQDTPVIFISARDEELDRVIGLQMGSDDYIAKPFLPMELIIRTRNLLTRIYKNKKNSKVTNLLINDTYTIDFNKRMVFKGDEKIDVTSKEFDFLSIIINNKNNALSREDIINKIYGEDYFGSDRTIDDLVRRVRKKLPEMRIETIYGYGYRWCEGED